One genomic window of Panicum hallii strain FIL2 chromosome 6, PHallii_v3.1, whole genome shotgun sequence includes the following:
- the LOC112897969 gene encoding uncharacterized protein LOC112897969 yields MMLGKRSGRPAPARQHMRRTTSMTEFAPPDALPGVLEEELEDEEAELQLLPAHAEGEAEDPYGWAVGGAAAGGRADWLAAYSARAAPARAGLRRNSADFSAAETAAFLRACGLCNRRLGPGRDTFMYRGDTAFCSLECRQQHITIEEWKEKSASAPAAASDPVVLTPAGAGSDKPGETLAAA; encoded by the exons ATGATGCTGGGGAAGAGGTCCGGAAGGCCGGCTCCGGCGCGTCAGCACATGCGTCGGACGACGAGCATGACGGAGTTCGCGCCGCCGGACGCGTTGCCGGGCGTGctcgaggaggagctggaggacgaggaggcggAGCTGCAGCTGCTGCCGGCGCACGCGGAGGGGGAGGCGGAGGACCCCTACGGGTGGGCcgtcggcggcgcggcggcgggcgggagggCGGACTGGCTGGCGGCGTACAGCGcccgcgcggcgccggcgcgggcggggctCCGGCGGAACTCGGCCGACTTCTCGGCCGCCGAGACCGCGGCGTTCCTCCGCGCCTGCGGGCTCTGCaaccgccgcctcggccccggCCGCGACACCTTCATGTACAG GGGCGACACGGCGTTCTGCAGCCTGGAGTGCCGGCAGCAGCACATCACGATCGAGGAGTGGAAGGAGAAGtcggcgtcggcgccggcggcggcgtcggacCCGGTGGTGCTGACGCCGGCCGGCGCGGGCTCCGACAAGCCCGGCGAGACGCTCGCCGCGGCCTGA